The following are encoded in a window of Flavobacterium psychrotrophum genomic DNA:
- a CDS encoding NifU family protein has product MEKVTIRPTQNAAIIKFEFSEFIAKTGNYEYKNIDDTATSPLAKQLFYLPFVKTVYISGNFVAVEKYSIAEWEDVQEQVAEQIEDFVNKGGIILNETTDVKKKVPVTIYAESTPNPSVMKFVSNKNLTKSMAEFKNIDETEASPLARELFKSPFIKEIFIDENYISVTKYAMAEWQDITMELREFIRKFIEEGNTVVDESLIKATPQAEKQDEAYFDSLDTTSQRIINILEEYVKPAVQGDGGNIAFESYDEADKRVKVILQGACSGCPSSTFTLKSGIENMLKDMLNDNDIKVEAINA; this is encoded by the coding sequence ATGGAAAAAGTAACCATCAGGCCGACACAAAACGCCGCTATTATAAAATTTGAATTTAGCGAGTTTATTGCCAAGACAGGCAATTATGAATATAAAAATATAGATGACACTGCGACAAGCCCGCTTGCCAAGCAACTGTTTTACCTGCCGTTTGTAAAAACCGTATATATATCAGGCAATTTTGTAGCTGTTGAAAAATACTCTATAGCAGAGTGGGAAGATGTACAAGAGCAGGTAGCAGAGCAAATTGAAGACTTTGTAAACAAAGGTGGCATCATTCTAAATGAAACTACCGATGTTAAAAAGAAGGTGCCCGTTACCATTTATGCAGAAAGTACCCCAAACCCATCGGTAATGAAGTTTGTAAGCAACAAGAACCTTACAAAAAGCATGGCCGAGTTTAAGAACATTGACGAGACAGAGGCTTCTCCGCTAGCGCGCGAGCTTTTTAAATCGCCTTTTATTAAGGAGATTTTTATTGACGAGAACTATATCTCTGTTACTAAATATGCAATGGCAGAGTGGCAGGACATTACTATGGAACTGCGTGAGTTTATCCGTAAGTTTATTGAGGAAGGAAATACGGTAGTAGACGAGAGCCTTATAAAAGCAACTCCACAAGCCGAAAAGCAGGATGAAGCTTATTTTGATAGCCTGGATACTACATCGCAACGCATCATTAACATCTTAGAGGAGTATGTTAAGCCTGCCGTACAGGGCGATGGCGGTAATATTGCCTTTGAAAGTTATGACGAGGCTGATAAGCGCGTTAAGGTTATACTACAGGGCGCGTGCAGTGGCTGCCCAAGCAGTACATTTACCTTAAAGAGCGGTATAGAGAATATGCTTAAAGATATGCTTAATGACAATGATATTAAGGTAGAAGCTATAAACGCTTAA
- a CDS encoding gamma carbonic anhydrase family protein — MALIKEVRGKYPRIPDDCYIAENATIIGDVTLGAENSIWFNAVVRGDVHYIKTGNKVNIQDGAVIHCTYQKHPTQIGNNVSIGHNAIVHGCTIHDNVLVGMGAIIMDNCVIESNCIIAAGAVVTQNTRVESGTIYAGVPAKKVKDINASDFAGEIERISNNYVMYSSWLKE; from the coding sequence ATGGCACTAATTAAAGAAGTTAGGGGTAAATATCCCCGAATACCCGATGATTGTTATATAGCAGAAAATGCTACCATTATAGGAGATGTAACGTTAGGGGCAGAGAATAGTATATGGTTTAATGCAGTTGTGCGCGGTGATGTGCATTATATTAAGACCGGTAACAAAGTAAATATACAAGATGGCGCAGTAATACACTGTACGTATCAAAAACATCCTACCCAGATAGGTAATAACGTTTCTATAGGGCACAATGCCATAGTGCATGGCTGTACCATTCATGATAATGTGCTTGTGGGTATGGGGGCAATTATTATGGATAACTGCGTAATAGAGAGTAACTGTATTATTGCTGCGGGTGCTGTAGTTACCCAAAACACACGTGTAGAAAGCGGTACCATATATGCCGGTGTACCTGCAAAAAAAGTAAAGGATATTAATGCCTCAGATTTTGCCGGAGAAATAGAGCGTATATCAAACAATTATGTAATGTATTCTTCCTGGCTAAAGGAGTAG
- a CDS encoding AsmA family protein yields the protein MKFNAKKIAITFFKWTGIFIAFILLMLFLIPLLFPGKIESEVKKLANERLSGELNFKNTKLSFFTHFPSLTVSLDDISLTGSAPFANDTLLKADQVAFGINLKHLIFDKEVKVDELYLSEGLINVKVNQKGQANYNVYINPNKDKDEPKKPDEPEEGTAIQLDRIDLRNCHMIYNDHSAKILIDAYGFNYLGKGGLSKDVFDLETNADIDSLDFYYDRFPYLKRKEVHADLVTRVNTNALSFILEKNELRVNELPVEFTGFFTIFKDGYNIGIDAASKKTTLKDIFSILPPSYLSWMEDTRIKGRADLLFTFKGRYNASKGQKPTMGINLKVRDGFVQNNKAPAALEDFQMYLDAKLPALDMNRLAVNLKTLDFKVGDKGFFKASLNTNGFDIMKVKADIKGALDLADVDAALGLPNIDLKGMLKTDIVANGVYDAKKKLFPKTKGDIILRNGWLKTSFYPNPIKDITFVASVTNATGTYDDLKVSVTPASFVFEGNPVYVNATVSDFNDMYYKARIKGELNVGRIYKVFAQKGLDVTGYAKADLRLNGRQSYATTGQYSKLDNTGTILLKNIKTTSELFPKAFFINEGHFRFENEKMWFDKFKAHYGKSDFALNGHLLNTINYFLESNGTLHGEFNLKSALIDVDEFMALKEGENKDRKTAVAYAKEENPKMSGVVVLPTNLDVFLIANANKVSYNGLVLDNLIGKAGISKGQLFLENTTFNIIGCTVGIDARYDDESPLTANFDAHFRAKDFSVQRAYKEIPMFHDMVTAAEKAQGIISIDYKIKGDLNGNMGPIYESLEGGGTVSLRDVKVSGLKMFGSISSKTGQDGLDNPHMKDIVVKTTIDNNLVRIDDFTFKVAGFRPSIKGTTSFDGLLDLRIRLGLPPGGIIGIPIVVVGTHSDPKIKVFSKTGQRINGSVYNEKTNTVIKEEKKETPLEKKKREQKEKKN from the coding sequence ATGAAATTCAACGCAAAAAAAATTGCCATAACCTTCTTTAAGTGGACCGGTATTTTTATCGCGTTCATTTTACTGATGCTCTTTCTTATACCGCTGCTTTTTCCGGGGAAGATTGAGTCTGAAGTAAAAAAACTGGCTAACGAGCGCCTCTCCGGAGAACTTAATTTTAAGAATACCAAGCTGTCGTTCTTTACGCACTTTCCGTCGCTTACGGTTTCGCTAGACGATATCTCGCTTACGGGGTCAGCACCTTTTGCAAACGATACATTATTAAAAGCAGACCAGGTGGCATTTGGCATTAACCTGAAGCACCTTATTTTTGATAAAGAGGTAAAGGTAGATGAGCTGTATTTAAGCGAGGGGCTTATAAATGTAAAGGTAAACCAAAAAGGACAGGCTAATTATAACGTATATATAAACCCCAATAAAGATAAAGACGAGCCTAAAAAGCCCGATGAGCCTGAAGAGGGTACGGCTATACAGCTGGACCGTATAGACCTGCGTAACTGCCATATGATCTATAACGACCATTCGGCAAAAATACTTATTGATGCCTATGGATTTAATTACCTGGGCAAAGGCGGGTTGAGTAAAGATGTATTTGACCTTGAAACTAATGCCGATATTGATTCGCTCGATTTTTATTACGACCGTTTCCCATACCTAAAGCGTAAAGAGGTGCATGCCGATCTTGTAACCCGTGTTAATACCAATGCATTATCTTTTATCCTTGAAAAAAATGAGCTTCGTGTAAACGAGCTTCCGGTAGAGTTTACAGGGTTTTTTACCATATTTAAAGATGGTTATAACATAGGCATTGATGCCGCCAGTAAAAAGACTACGCTTAAGGATATTTTTAGCATACTGCCGCCATCTTACCTTTCGTGGATGGAAGATACCAGGATAAAAGGCCGTGCCGATTTGCTTTTTACCTTTAAGGGCAGGTACAACGCCTCTAAAGGCCAAAAGCCTACTATGGGTATTAACCTTAAGGTGCGCGATGGTTTTGTGCAAAACAATAAAGCTCCGGCAGCACTGGAAGATTTTCAGATGTATCTGGATGCTAAGTTGCCTGCATTAGATATGAACCGCCTGGCTGTAAACCTTAAGACGCTCGATTTTAAGGTAGGCGACAAGGGGTTTTTTAAAGCCAGCCTCAATACAAACGGTTTTGATATTATGAAAGTAAAAGCCGATATAAAAGGTGCGCTTGATCTTGCCGATGTAGATGCCGCATTAGGCTTACCTAATATAGACCTTAAGGGTATGCTGAAAACCGATATTGTAGCAAACGGTGTTTATGATGCTAAGAAGAAACTGTTTCCTAAAACAAAAGGCGATATCATATTGCGCAACGGTTGGCTTAAAACCAGTTTTTATCCAAATCCTATTAAGGATATTACTTTTGTAGCCAGCGTTACTAATGCCACCGGTACTTATGATGATCTTAAAGTGTCGGTTACACCTGCATCGTTTGTGTTTGAGGGTAATCCGGTTTATGTAAACGCTACTGTGAGTGATTTTAACGATATGTATTATAAAGCCCGTATTAAAGGCGAGCTCAATGTAGGGCGCATATACAAAGTGTTTGCACAAAAAGGACTGGATGTTACCGGATATGCCAAGGCCGACCTTCGCCTTAATGGCCGACAGAGCTATGCCACAACAGGGCAATACAGCAAGCTGGACAATACCGGAACCATATTGCTTAAAAATATAAAGACGACCAGTGAGCTGTTCCCTAAAGCGTTCTTTATTAACGAAGGCCACTTTAGGTTTGAAAACGAAAAAATGTGGTTTGATAAGTTTAAGGCGCACTATGGCAAATCAGATTTTGCGCTCAACGGGCACCTGCTAAACACCATTAATTATTTTTTAGAAAGTAACGGTACGCTACACGGCGAGTTTAACCTTAAGTCGGCACTGATAGATGTAGACGAGTTTATGGCGCTGAAAGAAGGCGAAAACAAGGACAGAAAAACAGCTGTTGCGTATGCTAAAGAAGAAAATCCTAAAATGAGTGGGGTAGTGGTGTTGCCTACAAACCTTGATGTGTTTTTAATAGCCAATGCTAATAAAGTATCTTATAACGGGCTTGTACTGGATAACCTTATAGGCAAAGCCGGAATAAGCAAAGGGCAATTGTTCCTGGAAAATACGACTTTTAATATAATAGGCTGCACGGTAGGTATTGATGCCAGGTATGATGATGAATCGCCGCTTACTGCAAATTTTGATGCACATTTTCGTGCGAAAGATTTTAGTGTGCAACGTGCTTATAAAGAAATACCTATGTTTCATGACATGGTAACTGCCGCAGAAAAAGCACAGGGCATCATTTCTATCGACTATAAAATTAAGGGCGACCTTAATGGCAATATGGGGCCTATTTATGAATCGCTTGAAGGCGGAGGTACTGTATCGCTTCGTGATGTAAAGGTAAGCGGACTCAAAATGTTTGGCAGTATTAGCAGCAAAACAGGGCAGGACGGCCTGGATAACCCGCATATGAAAGATATAGTGGTTAAAACTACCATTGATAACAACCTTGTGCGCATTGATGATTTTACGTTTAAAGTCGCCGGTTTCCGCCCTAGTATAAAAGGAACTACAAGTTTTGATGGGCTTTTAGATTTAAGAATACGCCTTGGGTTGCCTCCAGGGGGAATAATAGGTATACCTATAGTAGTAGTGGGAACCCACAGCGACCCCAAGATAAAAGTATTTAGTAAAACAGGACAAAGAATTAATGGTTCTGTTTATAATGAAAAGACCAATACTGTTATAAAAGAAGAGAAAAAGGAAACACCTTTAGAAAAGAAAAAACGGGAACAGAAGGAGAAGAAAAATTAG
- a CDS encoding OmpH family outer membrane protein — protein sequence MKRYFILLFTVFAGLTATAQGSKALKIAYIDMEYILDKVPDFAEAKNQLEQRAAKWKQEMDVKRNDITKLKESLQAEKALLTKELIEDREEEIAVLEKELIDYQDKKFGAKGDLITQKTVLVKPIQDQVFTIVQDIAATRKLDFVFDKSSDLTMLFAANKHDISDLIVRRLTRSAKQQKLSSKEAKKLEEQEKDEEMKTDPDYVDKQKALEDKKAARQKAIDDRKAAGDAKRAEAQERRNQLIEDRKAAAEAKKNGTTPPAKKKDNTKDADTSTPGGDDDAPAESNKKTAPATKADNEDTDAAEKKTPAKRTAEEAKAARDAAAQAAKEQREEKQAARSAALEQRKKEAQDKRDAAQRARDEKKNTSAPAAPAGDDPAPGTPANGND from the coding sequence ATGAAAAGATATTTTATTTTACTGTTTACTGTTTTTGCAGGGCTTACAGCAACTGCACAGGGCAGCAAGGCGCTTAAGATAGCCTATATAGACATGGAGTACATATTGGATAAAGTGCCGGATTTTGCCGAGGCTAAAAACCAGCTCGAGCAACGCGCCGCCAAGTGGAAACAGGAAATGGACGTTAAGCGAAACGACATAACCAAGCTTAAAGAAAGCCTTCAGGCCGAAAAGGCATTGCTTACTAAAGAGCTTATAGAAGATCGTGAAGAAGAGATTGCAGTTCTTGAAAAAGAGCTAATAGACTATCAGGATAAGAAATTTGGTGCGAAGGGCGACCTTATTACCCAAAAAACGGTACTGGTAAAACCAATACAAGATCAGGTATTTACTATAGTTCAGGATATTGCTGCTACTCGTAAATTAGATTTTGTTTTTGACAAGTCAAGTGACCTTACCATGCTATTTGCAGCTAATAAGCACGATATTAGCGACCTTATTGTGAGGAGGCTTACCCGTAGCGCCAAGCAGCAAAAGCTTTCCAGCAAAGAAGCGAAAAAACTTGAAGAGCAGGAAAAGGATGAGGAAATGAAAACTGACCCTGATTATGTTGATAAGCAAAAGGCTCTTGAAGATAAAAAAGCGGCAAGGCAAAAAGCTATAGACGACCGTAAAGCGGCCGGAGATGCTAAAAGGGCAGAAGCACAGGAAAGGCGAAACCAACTGATCGAAGACCGTAAGGCTGCGGCTGAAGCCAAAAAAAATGGCACTACCCCACCGGCAAAGAAAAAAGACAATACTAAAGACGCAGATACATCAACCCCGGGAGGTGATGATGACGCTCCAGCTGAAAGCAATAAAAAAACGGCACCCGCAACAAAGGCTGATAACGAAGATACAGATGCTGCTGAGAAAAAGACACCTGCCAAGAGAACCGCAGAAGAAGCCAAGGCCGCACGTGATGCAGCAGCCCAGGCCGCAAAAGAGCAGCGTGAAGAAAAACAAGCTGCACGTAGCGCAGCATTAGAACAGCGCAAAAAAGAAGCACAGGACAAGCGTGATGCAGCTCAAAGAGCCAGGGACGAAAAAAAGAATACAAGTGCTCCTGCCGCACCTGCAGGCGATGACCCCGCACCGGGAACACCTGCAAACGGAAATGACTAA
- the murI gene encoding glutamate racemase, whose translation MEKSLQPIGLFDSGIGGTSIWKEIHSLLPNEDTIYLADSRNAPYGQRSKEEIVELSFKNTDYLLEQGAKMVVVACNTATTNAITELRKAYNIPFIGIEPAIKPAAIHTKTNAIGILATKGTLSSELFNKTVAGFTDVNVIEQVGYNLVSLIENGKLNSPEVMELLKEYLQPMIDANIDYLVLGCSHYPYLVPQIKKILPETVAIVDSGAAVAKRTKAVLKQHNLLNTLPHESTQAFYTNFNPEVLQSIVSNYPVAERDF comes from the coding sequence ATGGAAAAAAGCCTTCAACCCATTGGTTTGTTCGATTCCGGCATAGGTGGCACATCAATCTGGAAAGAAATTCATAGCCTACTGCCTAATGAAGATACCATATACCTTGCAGACAGCAGGAATGCCCCTTATGGTCAACGCTCTAAAGAAGAGATTGTAGAACTTAGCTTTAAAAATACAGATTACCTCCTGGAACAAGGGGCAAAAATGGTTGTAGTAGCCTGTAATACCGCCACAACAAATGCCATAACAGAACTTCGCAAAGCATACAACATACCATTTATAGGCATAGAACCGGCTATTAAGCCTGCAGCCATACATACTAAAACAAACGCCATTGGCATACTAGCTACTAAAGGCACGCTTAGCAGCGAGCTATTTAATAAAACCGTAGCCGGATTTACAGATGTAAATGTGATAGAACAAGTGGGCTACAACCTTGTATCGCTCATTGAAAATGGTAAACTAAACTCTCCGGAAGTTATGGAGTTGCTTAAAGAATACCTGCAACCTATGATTGATGCTAACATAGACTACCTTGTATTGGGCTGTAGCCACTACCCCTACCTTGTACCGCAGATTAAAAAGATATTACCTGAAACAGTCGCTATTGTCGACTCTGGCGCTGCCGTTGCAAAACGAACAAAGGCTGTACTTAAACAGCACAACCTTCTTAATACTTTGCCCCATGAAAGCACACAGGCTTTTTACACAAACTTTAATCCTGAAGTACTTCAGTCTATAGTAAGTAATTATCCTGTGGCAGAGCGTGATTTTTAA
- a CDS encoding DoxX family membrane protein, with translation MTTLHQYIPLFLRIALGTSLLSAVADRFGFWGSNANWGNWQNFVAYTHTLTFYLPDALTQTAAVTATLLEIAFGTLLIAGYKTRFTATGTGFLLLGFAISMALSVGIKATLDYSVWVGSAAGFLLSTVNNNFFSIDNLFKNQHHEHKS, from the coding sequence ATGACAACACTACATCAATATATCCCACTATTTTTACGCATCGCGCTGGGCACCTCCCTGCTATCTGCCGTAGCAGACCGCTTTGGTTTTTGGGGTAGCAATGCCAACTGGGGTAACTGGCAAAACTTTGTTGCTTACACACATACCCTTACTTTTTACCTTCCTGATGCTTTAACCCAAACTGCGGCAGTTACTGCAACGCTGTTAGAAATTGCTTTTGGCACTTTATTAATAGCTGGCTATAAAACACGTTTTACAGCCACCGGTACCGGATTTCTCCTGCTGGGTTTTGCAATCTCAATGGCACTTTCTGTAGGTATTAAAGCCACACTTGATTATTCGGTATGGGTAGGAAGTGCAGCAGGGTTTCTTCTTTCAACAGTAAACAACAATTTCTTTTCAATAGATAATTTATTTAAAAATCAACATCATGAGCACAAGAGTTAA
- a CDS encoding Crp/Fnr family transcriptional regulator, with protein sequence MSHIFKKHLEKFIEISDEEFQEVLPYFTQAHLKKKETIMEKGQICNYHYFVLEGCLRKFFINDKGVEHTTEFAIETWWITDNIAYEHLLQSEFSIQAVERSEILMISHAAQEELLTMHPKMERYFRFVYQRAYAASQMRIKYLYDYTREELYLHFCKKHPYFIQRIPQYLIASFLGFTPEYLSELRRKMLS encoded by the coding sequence ATGTCTCACATTTTTAAAAAGCACCTCGAGAAATTTATAGAAATTAGCGATGAAGAATTCCAGGAGGTACTGCCCTACTTTACTCAGGCCCATCTTAAAAAGAAAGAGACCATAATGGAGAAAGGACAGATATGCAATTATCATTACTTTGTGCTTGAAGGCTGCCTGCGTAAGTTTTTTATAAATGATAAAGGTGTGGAACACACAACTGAGTTTGCTATTGAAACCTGGTGGATTACCGATAATATAGCTTATGAACACCTGCTGCAAAGCGAGTTTAGCATACAGGCGGTAGAACGCTCTGAGATTTTGATGATAAGCCATGCTGCACAGGAAGAATTACTGACTATGCACCCAAAAATGGAACGTTACTTTAGGTTTGTGTACCAGCGTGCCTACGCTGCATCGCAAATGCGTATAAAATACCTGTACGATTACACAAGAGAAGAATTGTACCTGCATTTTTGTAAAAAGCATCCGTACTTCATCCAGCGTATCCCCCAATACCTTATTGCTTCTTTCCTTGGCTTTACGCCGGAATATTTAAGTGAATTGCGCCGAAAAATGCTTTCTTAA
- a CDS encoding OmpH family outer membrane protein, translated as MKQLKSLLIAAILFVGFSQAASAQAKVAHINVSELMTASPEMKAANAQLEKLTKTYDTQYNTMVEEFRKKVGQYEKEASTVTDAVNETRSKEVQDMQGRIQEYQKNASKELQDKQEAIYKPILEKAKAAIQKVAKAKGFQYVLDATTGSGLLVADGPDLLADVKKELGF; from the coding sequence ATGAAACAATTGAAATCTTTGTTAATCGCTGCAATACTTTTCGTAGGATTTAGCCAGGCTGCTTCTGCACAGGCAAAAGTAGCGCACATTAATGTAAGTGAACTAATGACTGCTTCTCCTGAAATGAAAGCCGCAAATGCACAGCTTGAAAAACTTACTAAAACTTACGATACTCAATACAATACCATGGTTGAGGAATTCAGGAAAAAAGTAGGCCAGTATGAAAAAGAAGCTTCAACTGTTACAGATGCAGTAAACGAAACGCGTAGCAAAGAAGTTCAGGATATGCAAGGTAGAATCCAGGAATATCAAAAAAATGCTTCTAAAGAGCTTCAGGATAAACAAGAAGCCATCTACAAACCAATTCTTGAAAAAGCTAAAGCAGCAATACAAAAAGTAGCTAAAGCTAAAGGTTTCCAGTATGTACTTGATGCTACAACAGGCAGTGGCCTTCTTGTTGCTGATGGACCAGACCTTCTTGCTGATGTTAAAAAAGAACTTGGTTTCTAA
- a CDS encoding PorP/SprF family type IX secretion system membrane protein, translated as MNFKKVYLIFGLFLAQMSFAQEGVAVYSDYLSDNYYLIHPSMAGAANCAKIRATARQQWFGQDDAPQLQTISFNTAVGENSGVGAIVFNDKNGYHSQTGAKLTYAHHIKFSRSDYDLNMLSFGMSAGLVQSRLDETEFDPGFDPIIDGGMKQKDSYFNVDIGASYHYLDFYAHFTAKNVIKSKRNLYTDIESSNLTSYLLTAGYVFGLNDDVWSLEPSLMFQSVSETKEKTIDVNLKAYRELDFGRVWGGLSYRRSLDGAQYQLTPGSSVQEQYMQYITPIIGVNYKSFMFSYTYSYLTGDVKFDNSGFHQITIGLNLNCKRDRYDCHCPAVN; from the coding sequence ATGAATTTTAAAAAGGTTTATCTTATTTTTGGATTATTTTTAGCCCAAATGTCTTTCGCTCAGGAAGGTGTTGCGGTATATTCAGATTACCTGTCTGATAACTATTACCTAATACACCCGTCTATGGCAGGTGCCGCAAATTGTGCTAAGATTAGGGCTACCGCACGCCAGCAATGGTTTGGTCAGGATGATGCTCCACAACTTCAGACCATTAGCTTTAACACGGCTGTAGGAGAAAATTCTGGTGTGGGTGCTATAGTATTTAATGATAAGAACGGTTACCATTCTCAAACAGGAGCCAAACTTACCTATGCCCACCATATTAAATTTTCAAGAAGCGATTACGATTTAAATATGCTATCATTTGGTATGAGCGCAGGTCTTGTACAAAGCCGTCTTGATGAAACAGAATTCGATCCTGGATTTGACCCTATTATTGATGGTGGCATGAAACAAAAAGATTCTTATTTTAACGTAGATATAGGTGCATCATACCACTACCTTGATTTTTATGCACACTTTACTGCTAAGAACGTTATTAAAAGTAAAAGAAACCTTTATACAGATATAGAAAGTTCAAACCTTACTTCTTACCTGTTGACGGCAGGCTATGTATTTGGTCTTAATGATGATGTTTGGTCTCTTGAGCCGTCATTAATGTTCCAAAGCGTTAGTGAAACTAAAGAAAAAACAATCGATGTTAACCTTAAAGCATACCGTGAGTTAGATTTTGGTCGTGTTTGGGGTGGTCTTTCTTACAGAAGAAGCCTGGATGGTGCACAGTACCAGCTTACACCGGGATCTAGCGTTCAGGAACAATATATGCAATATATTACGCCAATTATTGGTGTAAACTATAAGAGCTTTATGTTCTCTTATACCTATTCTTATCTTACAGGAGATGTTAAGTTTGATAATAGTGGTTTCCACCAAATTACTATTGGTCTTAACCTTAACTGTAAACGCGATCGTTATGATTGCCACTGTCCTGCAGTTAATTAA
- a CDS encoding carboxymuconolactone decarboxylase family protein yields the protein MSTRVKIAETTPNAWKAMYALSVTVESGLSKTHKELLKIRTSQINGCAFCLDMHTKDALKYGETAQRIFLLNAWKESGLFTEEEKVVLAIAEEIALIHNQGLTETTYKKALEYFTEEYIANIIMAAVTINAWNRIAISTEMPVPGV from the coding sequence ATGAGCACAAGAGTTAAAATCGCAGAAACCACACCAAACGCATGGAAAGCCATGTACGCATTATCTGTAACTGTAGAGAGCGGATTGTCTAAAACACACAAAGAACTCCTTAAAATAAGAACATCTCAAATAAACGGCTGTGCCTTTTGTTTAGACATGCACACTAAAGACGCCCTTAAATATGGAGAGACTGCACAGCGTATCTTTTTACTAAACGCATGGAAAGAATCAGGGCTTTTTACTGAAGAAGAAAAAGTAGTTTTAGCAATAGCCGAAGAGATTGCACTGATACACAACCAGGGGCTTACCGAAACGACCTACAAAAAGGCATTAGAGTATTTTACTGAAGAATACATAGCCAACATTATTATGGCAGCTGTAACCATAAACGCATGGAACCGCATTGCCATAAGCACAGAAATGCCTGTACCGGGTGTGTAA